The following proteins are co-located in the Gloeocapsa sp. PCC 7428 genome:
- a CDS encoding precorrin-2 C(20)-methyltransferase, whose protein sequence is MTIGTLYGISVGPGDPELITLKGWRCLQQAPVVAFPAGVQGKQGLAQQIISQWLSPQQVQLALTFPYVQDMAVLTAAWETAAQQVWQYLNQGKDVAFACEGDVSFYSTFTYLAQTLQVLQPTAIFKVIPGVCSPMAATAALGLPLTLRQERLAVLPALYTVKELETVLDWADVVVLMKVSSVYEKVWAVLQQRHLLENSAVVEYATLPQQKIYTDLRSHPTLKLAYFSLLIVQLRRSRNVVEQK, encoded by the coding sequence ATGACAATCGGCACTCTTTACGGCATTAGTGTAGGACCAGGCGATCCTGAATTGATTACCTTGAAAGGTTGGCGTTGTTTGCAACAAGCCCCAGTTGTAGCATTTCCCGCAGGAGTTCAGGGGAAACAAGGGTTAGCACAACAAATTATTTCACAATGGTTGAGTCCGCAACAAGTACAATTAGCGCTAACTTTTCCGTACGTACAAGACATGGCGGTACTAACCGCAGCATGGGAAACCGCAGCCCAACAAGTTTGGCAATATCTCAATCAGGGTAAAGATGTAGCTTTCGCGTGTGAAGGTGATGTTAGTTTTTACAGCACGTTTACATACTTAGCGCAAACACTACAAGTACTACAACCGACCGCAATTTTTAAAGTTATCCCTGGAGTTTGTTCGCCGATGGCAGCTACAGCAGCCTTGGGATTACCATTGACTTTGCGACAAGAGCGACTGGCTGTCTTACCAGCACTTTACACGGTAAAGGAATTAGAAACAGTACTAGATTGGGCAGATGTTGTTGTCTTGATGAAAGTCAGTTCTGTTTATGAGAAGGTTTGGGCAGTATTGCAGCAGCGTCATCTATTAGAAAATAGCGCGGTTGTCGAATACGCAACTTTACCACAGCAAAAAATTTATACCGACTTGCGATCGCATCCGACACTAAAGTTAGCGTATTTTTCGCTGCTCATCGTGCAACTTCGGCGATCGCGCAACGTCGTAGAACAAAAGTAG
- a CDS encoding N-acetyltransferase has protein sequence MNQFNVIQANSTHIEVIAPLFNSYRQFYGQTADLIQVRDFLYDRFIKEDSVILIAVIQHNTFDCLGFTQLYPSFSSVAMQRIWILNDLFVLPEFRNQGIGTALLYAAKGFAIHTKAKRLTLATAIDNYAAQKLYEKAGYTKDETFYHYQLDVSISRSNEFNS, from the coding sequence GTGAATCAGTTCAACGTCATTCAAGCCAATTCTACTCATATTGAAGTCATCGCACCTTTGTTTAATAGCTACCGTCAGTTCTATGGACAAACAGCCGACTTAATCCAGGTACGTGATTTTTTATACGACCGATTTATTAAAGAAGATTCTGTGATTCTCATCGCTGTTATTCAACACAACACGTTTGATTGTTTAGGTTTTACCCAACTGTATCCTTCGTTTTCATCTGTCGCGATGCAACGCATTTGGATACTCAACGATCTGTTTGTGCTACCAGAATTTAGAAATCAAGGCATAGGTACAGCACTACTATATGCGGCGAAAGGCTTTGCTATACACACCAAGGCAAAACGACTGACACTTGCAACCGCCATCGACAACTACGCAGCACAAAAATTATATGAAAAAGCAGGATACACAAAAGACGAGACATTTTATCACTATCAATTAGATGTCTCAATTTCAAGGAGTAATGAGTTTAATTCGTAG
- a CDS encoding cytochrome b N-terminal domain-containing protein — protein sequence MKSYEFVLRRLATILSVAIISLSVMAAVTGILLSFYYEPVAGRAYQSLNWIDTEIPNGLLIHSIHDIAGNALIVTALIQIVVMFLGRQFRSSWLTAWISGILLTLTGIGLSWTAIILDWSQVGYWRFRIELSTIEAIPLIGGTLRNILTGGGAVNTTTVAHLYTIHSYLLSVGAIALAIVHLWGLLQQEKEMKGAVAETSLMTSEVKTEETKRLHSQKTTFSQI from the coding sequence ATGAAATCGTATGAATTCGTCCTGCGGAGACTCGCGACAATTCTATCGGTAGCAATTATTTCATTAAGCGTCATGGCAGCAGTGACAGGAATTTTGCTGTCTTTCTACTACGAACCCGTCGCCGGTAGAGCCTATCAGTCATTAAACTGGATTGACACTGAAATTCCAAATGGCTTGTTAATTCATAGTATTCATGACATTGCGGGTAATGCCTTAATCGTCACCGCCTTAATTCAGATTGTTGTTATGTTTTTAGGCAGACAGTTTCGTTCGAGTTGGCTGACTGCTTGGATTAGTGGTATTTTGCTAACTCTAACTGGAATTGGTTTAAGTTGGACAGCAATTATCCTCGACTGGAGTCAAGTTGGCTACTGGCGTTTTCGCATCGAGTTAAGCACGATTGAAGCAATTCCGTTAATTGGTGGTACGTTACGCAATATTCTGACAGGTGGCGGAGCCGTCAATACAACAACAGTTGCGCACCTTTACACAATACACAGCTATCTTCTCTCTGTAGGTGCGATCGCGCTTGCTATCGTTCACTTGTGGGGTTTACTACAGCAAGAAAAAGAAATGAAAGGCGCTGTGGCAGAAACTTCACTGATGACAAGCGAAGTAAAAACAGAAGAAACCAAACGGTTACACTCACAAAAAACCACATTTTCGCAAATTTGA
- a CDS encoding iron ABC transporter permease has product MKQNTLQFRSRSLPLSLRVKQRVLTVLLLLLLVTLIAMIASVAYGEYPIPPLAVIQTVLGLEENSDYAFVINTLRLPRTLVASLVGLALAISGAIMQGITRNPLADPGIIGVNAGASLAAVSLIVLFPSVPVGFLPISAFGGALAVSLLIYFLAWEGGSSPLRLILIGVGIATVIGACTSVITTFGEINSVSQALVWLAGSVYGRSWEQVFAFLPWLIVFLPLALVKTRQLNALALGDEIATGLGCHIEWQRGWLLLISTALAGSAVATAGAIGFVGLMAPHMARQLVGATHGGLLPVAGVMGAMLVVVADLIGRTLFAPIEIPCGIVTAVIGAPYFVYLLVQQRGK; this is encoded by the coding sequence ATGAAGCAAAATACACTACAATTTCGTTCGCGATCGCTACCGCTATCGCTGCGCGTCAAGCAACGCGTTTTGACTGTATTGTTACTGTTGTTACTTGTGACGCTAATCGCAATGATTGCTAGCGTTGCGTACGGGGAATATCCGATCCCGCCCCTTGCAGTTATTCAAACTGTGTTAGGGCTAGAAGAAAACTCTGACTATGCATTTGTCATCAACACGCTGCGATTACCGAGGACTTTAGTTGCAAGTTTAGTAGGACTAGCCTTAGCAATTTCTGGTGCAATTATGCAAGGAATCACGCGTAACCCACTTGCCGATCCTGGGATCATTGGCGTTAATGCTGGCGCGAGTTTAGCGGCGGTGAGTTTGATTGTATTATTTCCTAGTGTTCCTGTAGGATTCTTGCCCATCTCTGCATTTGGCGGTGCTTTGGCGGTTTCGTTGCTCATTTACTTTTTAGCATGGGAAGGAGGCAGTTCGCCGTTGCGGTTGATTTTAATCGGTGTCGGAATTGCGACGGTCATTGGTGCTTGCACAAGTGTAATTACGACTTTTGGTGAGATTAACAGCGTCAGTCAAGCTTTAGTTTGGTTAGCAGGTAGTGTTTACGGACGCAGTTGGGAGCAGGTTTTTGCTTTTTTACCCTGGCTTATTGTATTTCTGCCGCTTGCTTTAGTCAAAACTCGCCAACTCAACGCTTTAGCTTTAGGTGACGAAATTGCGACAGGATTAGGCTGTCACATTGAGTGGCAACGCGGCTGGTTGTTGCTTATCAGTACCGCACTCGCTGGATCTGCGGTAGCAACCGCTGGCGCGATTGGTTTTGTGGGTTTAATGGCTCCGCATATGGCACGTCAGTTAGTAGGTGCGACTCATGGCGGGCTACTTCCCGTTGCTGGCGTGATGGGGGCGATGCTTGTTGTTGTCGCAGATTTAATCGGACGTACGCTATTTGCCCCGATTGAAATTCCCTGTGGGATTGTCACTGCGGTCATTGGTGCGCCTTACTTTGTTTATTTGTTGGTGCAGCAGCGTGGCAAGTAA
- the ada gene encoding bifunctional DNA-binding transcriptional regulator/O6-methylguanine-DNA methyltransferase Ada — MMKLALDSLEEIWQAILSRDSQFDGKIFYGVHSTKIYCRPSCPSRKPKRNQVTFFQSVQAAEAQGFRSCKRCQPQKVLSPKVDTVLAACRYIDAQSDRIPTLAELSTQVAMSPTHFSRVFKQIIGVTFFEYANAQRIQRLKQHLHQGTEITDALYAVGYGSSSRLYEKAPEQLGMTPATYKRHGRGEEIRYTSANSPLGYLTIAATTCGICSVKLGDDLTKLENELHNEFRYASLHRADDELQEWIQTLIEYLSGKLPLPELPYDVKATAFQLQVWQALKQIPLGTTVSYSDVACAIGHPTAVRAVARACATNPVALIIPCHRVLPKTGGLGGYRWGVSRKQALLEMEQQ, encoded by the coding sequence ATGATGAAATTAGCATTAGATTCTTTAGAAGAAATCTGGCAAGCAATTTTAAGTCGAGACTCGCAGTTTGATGGTAAAATTTTTTACGGCGTACACTCGACAAAAATTTATTGTCGCCCTAGCTGCCCTAGTCGTAAACCAAAGCGCAACCAAGTAACATTTTTTCAATCAGTGCAAGCCGCCGAAGCACAGGGGTTTCGTTCTTGTAAGCGATGTCAACCACAAAAAGTCCTCTCACCCAAGGTCGATACAGTTCTCGCAGCCTGTCGTTATATTGACGCACAAAGCGATCGCATCCCCACACTCGCAGAACTGAGTACTCAAGTCGCAATGAGTCCTACTCACTTTTCACGAGTATTTAAGCAAATTATTGGTGTCACTTTCTTTGAATACGCAAACGCCCAACGCATACAACGATTAAAACAACATCTCCATCAAGGTACAGAAATTACTGATGCACTTTACGCAGTCGGCTATGGTTCAAGTAGTCGCCTTTATGAAAAAGCACCCGAACAACTCGGAATGACTCCTGCTACATATAAGCGACACGGGAGAGGTGAAGAAATTCGCTATACAAGCGCAAACTCGCCGTTGGGTTATCTAACAATTGCAGCGACGACATGCGGAATATGCAGTGTAAAACTAGGAGACGATCTCACAAAACTAGAAAACGAACTTCATAATGAATTTCGCTACGCATCGCTCCATCGTGCTGATGATGAACTGCAAGAATGGATTCAGACTTTAATAGAATATCTCAGTGGTAAATTGCCTTTACCAGAACTTCCCTACGATGTTAAAGCTACGGCATTTCAACTGCAAGTTTGGCAGGCGCTGAAGCAAATTCCCCTCGGTACAACGGTGAGTTACAGTGATGTTGCTTGCGCAATTGGGCATCCTACCGCAGTTCGTGCTGTAGCGCGTGCTTGTGCTACAAACCCTGTTGCTCTCATTATTCCGTGTCATCGCGTATTACCTAAAACGGGTGGATTGGGAGGGTATCGCTGGGGCGTGTCTCGTAAACAAGCACTATTAGAAATGGAACAACAATAG
- a CDS encoding helix-turn-helix domain-containing protein, with amino-acid sequence MNLFDTSCAGHQVLELIANKWTILIMYALTQGKKRYSELKQQVVGVSPKMLIQNLRNLERYGLIEREVYPSVPPRVEYSLTPLGTSLVEPLAVLGEWAYQHIADVKTAMEHYDSNPDLNDYWEPK; translated from the coding sequence ATGAATCTGTTTGATACAAGCTGTGCTGGGCATCAAGTTCTTGAACTTATCGCCAATAAATGGACGATTTTAATCATGTATGCTCTCACTCAAGGCAAAAAGCGGTATAGCGAACTCAAGCAACAAGTTGTCGGTGTATCGCCTAAAATGCTGATTCAAAACCTGCGGAATCTAGAGCGGTACGGGTTAATTGAGAGGGAGGTGTACCCAAGTGTTCCTCCAAGAGTCGAATATTCACTCACTCCCCTAGGAACTTCACTAGTTGAGCCATTAGCAGTGTTGGGTGAGTGGGCATATCAACACATTGCAGATGTAAAAACAGCAATGGAACATTACGACAGCAATCCAGACCTCAATGATTACTGGGAACCTAAATAG
- a CDS encoding sodium:proton antiporter: MEASFELTLQMVIAVAAGIGAQVVAEYLKVPSIVFLLLFGILLGADGIGLLHPHSLGSGLEVIVALATAVILFEGGFNLELRELGKVSGSLRNLVTIGTAITLIGAGMAAHWLSEFPWTIAFLYASLVVVTGPTVISPLLKLVKVDRQVATLLEGEGVLIDPVGAILAVVILDTILNGETDPIRAISGLIIRLGIGGGIGAIGGLLFGLMFKRANFLSDELKNLVVLAGVWALFALAQLVRSESGLMATVVAGIVLRASSVPEERLLRRFKGQLTILGVSVLFILLSADLSLASILALGWGSLFTVLTLMFVIRPLNVGVCTWNSDLNWRQKLFLCWIAPRGIVSASVASLFSIFLTERGINGGDSIKALVFLTIILTVVCQGLTAGWVASWLQITSTEATGAVIVGCNPLSVLIARLFQERGEPVVMIDTDPVAAQQAEAENIRVIVRSALDKGVLEEAELDSVGTFLAMTNNGEVNFVLAQRAAEEFSPPRVLAVFPRTPEANNTTGKAKVQQAFIADLPLKTWNEYLKDGRVKLGTTTLTEREFSFQQAHLQALMRTEEIVPLFLEREDQFLIAPATEEWQPSDRIIYILHDPRPNLLKRLSGDRNATRLNVEKLSKVEEVPIPPL; this comes from the coding sequence ATGGAAGCATCGTTTGAACTTACCTTGCAAATGGTTATTGCTGTCGCTGCTGGCATTGGTGCTCAGGTAGTGGCAGAATACCTCAAAGTACCAAGTATCGTGTTTTTGCTGCTATTTGGTATTTTGTTGGGTGCTGATGGCATCGGGCTACTTCATCCCCATTCATTGGGTTCTGGCTTAGAAGTCATTGTCGCGCTGGCAACTGCTGTTATTCTGTTTGAGGGTGGATTTAACCTAGAACTGCGCGAATTAGGCAAGGTTTCTGGCAGTTTACGGAATTTGGTAACAATTGGTACTGCAATTACGCTGATCGGCGCAGGAATGGCGGCGCATTGGTTAAGTGAATTCCCGTGGACAATTGCTTTTCTCTATGCTTCCTTGGTGGTTGTTACTGGACCTACAGTTATTAGCCCTCTTCTCAAACTTGTCAAAGTCGATCGTCAAGTGGCGACATTGTTGGAGGGAGAAGGGGTTTTAATCGATCCTGTAGGGGCGATCCTCGCGGTTGTGATTCTCGATACGATTCTTAATGGCGAAACCGATCCAATTCGTGCAATCAGTGGCTTAATTATCCGTCTCGGTATTGGTGGAGGTATTGGCGCGATCGGTGGCTTGTTATTCGGCTTAATGTTCAAGCGTGCCAATTTTTTATCCGACGAACTCAAAAATTTAGTTGTTTTAGCAGGAGTGTGGGCGTTATTTGCCTTAGCCCAACTGGTTCGTAGCGAATCAGGATTGATGGCAACCGTTGTTGCAGGTATTGTGCTACGCGCTTCATCTGTGCCAGAAGAAAGGTTATTACGGCGATTTAAAGGACAACTCACAATTTTAGGCGTGTCGGTGCTGTTCATTCTGCTCTCAGCAGATTTATCGCTAGCGAGTATTTTAGCTTTGGGGTGGGGCAGCTTATTCACTGTTCTGACATTAATGTTTGTCATCCGTCCACTGAATGTGGGGGTATGTACGTGGAATAGCGATCTCAATTGGCGACAAAAGCTTTTTTTATGTTGGATTGCACCGCGAGGGATTGTTTCGGCGTCAGTTGCTTCTTTATTTTCTATCTTCTTGACTGAGCGCGGTATCAATGGTGGAGATTCGATTAAAGCACTCGTTTTCTTAACAATTATTTTAACTGTCGTTTGTCAAGGCTTGACTGCGGGTTGGGTTGCGAGTTGGTTACAGATTACTTCTACAGAGGCAACAGGAGCGGTTATTGTAGGTTGTAACCCGTTAAGTGTTTTAATTGCGCGTTTGTTTCAAGAACGTGGCGAGCCTGTAGTGATGATTGATACTGACCCTGTGGCAGCGCAACAAGCAGAAGCCGAAAATATTCGCGTGATAGTGCGTAGTGCTTTAGATAAAGGCGTGTTAGAAGAAGCCGAACTTGACTCGGTAGGAACTTTTTTGGCAATGACGAATAACGGTGAAGTTAATTTTGTTCTAGCACAGCGGGCTGCTGAAGAGTTTAGCCCTCCACGCGTTTTGGCAGTTTTTCCCCGCACCCCTGAAGCGAATAATACTACGGGTAAAGCAAAGGTGCAGCAAGCTTTTATTGCCGACTTGCCGCTGAAAACTTGGAATGAATACCTCAAAGATGGCAGAGTTAAGTTAGGCACAACAACTTTAACCGAGCGCGAGTTTTCTTTTCAACAAGCTCATTTACAAGCTTTGATGCGTACTGAAGAGATTGTTCCGTTGTTTCTCGAACGCGAAGATCAGTTTTTGATTGCACCAGCGACAGAAGAGTGGCAACCAAGCGATCGCATTATCTACATCTTGCACGACCCCCGACCAAATCTCTTAAAACGTTTGTCGGGCGATCGCAATGCAACGCGTTTGAATGTAGAAAAGCTTTCTAAAGTTGAAGAAGTCCCCATTCCACCGCTGTAA
- a CDS encoding DMT family transporter, with the protein MVLQELQPLLVVFTRVSFAAIALTAFVYISGQRMPTSPQIWGAFLVMGVLNNLIPFSLIVWGQTYINSSLAAILNATTPVFTVVLAHFMHDQRLTLNRCVGVLLGLCGAIVLIGSEVLREFNPQSLGQIAILGAAMSYSLAGIYGRRFRNLSPVVTAAGMLISTTIMMLPLALLWEWSFKLSIATWSALLGLALLSTAIAYLIYFYLLAAVGATNLLLVTFLIPISALLLGVFILNEQLTWNAIAGMALIFVGLVAIDGRLITKISKSKS; encoded by the coding sequence ATTGTTCTTCAGGAGTTACAACCACTGTTGGTAGTTTTTACTCGTGTCAGCTTCGCGGCGATCGCATTAACGGCTTTTGTTTATATTAGTGGACAACGAATGCCAACTTCGCCGCAAATTTGGGGTGCATTTTTGGTGATGGGTGTTCTCAATAACCTGATTCCATTTAGTCTCATTGTCTGGGGACAGACCTATATCAACAGCAGTTTAGCAGCCATCCTCAATGCTACAACTCCAGTATTTACTGTAGTATTAGCGCATTTTATGCACGATCAACGTTTAACATTAAATCGCTGCGTGGGGGTTCTCCTTGGGCTGTGTGGTGCGATCGTGTTAATTGGTTCAGAAGTATTACGAGAGTTCAATCCCCAAAGTTTAGGACAAATTGCGATCCTTGGTGCTGCTATGTCCTATAGCCTTGCTGGAATTTATGGACGACGATTTAGAAACTTATCGCCTGTCGTCACCGCCGCCGGAATGCTGATTAGTACAACGATAATGATGTTACCATTGGCACTTCTTTGGGAGTGGTCTTTCAAACTTAGTATTGCTACTTGGAGTGCTTTGTTAGGATTAGCGTTACTGAGTACCGCGATCGCATATCTAATTTATTTTTATCTCTTAGCTGCTGTCGGTGCAACAAATCTTTTGCTCGTCACCTTCTTAATTCCCATAAGTGCGCTGTTACTTGGAGTATTTATCTTAAACGAACAGCTAACGTGGAATGCGATCGCAGGTATGGCATTGATTTTTGTCGGGCTTGTAGCAATTGATGGCAGACTCATAACAAAAATAAGCAAGAGTAAATCGTGA
- a CDS encoding triacylglycerol lipase has protein sequence MLPIVILPGYLEGAIAYRELEQALQQQGFPTVTVPLRRRDWLVTLGGRPVTPILQQLDRTVKQVLQQYNASRINLIGHSAGGWISRIYLGDKPYIGRAQIELTTPWQAHQYVATLITLGTPHTSLERWTRWSLDFVNHNYPGAFYPHVRYVCVAGKTIFGQRRRGSWLAYSSYQLTCGQGNCWGDGITPIVAAHLDGAENLIIEGVNHSPRSPGLWYGSPSILPFWVTYLA, from the coding sequence ATGCTGCCGATTGTTATTTTACCTGGATATCTTGAAGGTGCGATCGCTTACCGCGAACTCGAACAAGCTTTACAGCAACAAGGATTTCCTACGGTTACTGTACCGCTGCGGCGTCGTGATTGGTTAGTGACTTTGGGTGGCAGACCAGTGACACCGATCTTGCAGCAGCTTGATCGCACTGTCAAGCAAGTCTTACAGCAATACAACGCTTCAAGAATTAATTTGATTGGACACTCGGCTGGCGGGTGGATTTCACGCATCTACTTGGGAGATAAGCCTTATATTGGTCGCGCCCAAATCGAGTTAACAACGCCTTGGCAAGCACACCAATATGTTGCGACATTAATAACTTTAGGCACTCCGCATACAAGTTTAGAACGCTGGACGCGCTGGAGTCTCGATTTTGTCAATCACAACTATCCTGGGGCTTTTTACCCACACGTTCGTTATGTCTGTGTTGCAGGGAAAACTATCTTTGGGCAACGACGACGCGGTAGTTGGTTAGCTTACAGTAGTTATCAATTAACTTGCGGTCAAGGCAATTGTTGGGGCGACGGTATCACGCCGATCGTCGCTGCGCATCTCGATGGTGCAGAAAACTTAATCATTGAAGGTGTCAATCACTCACCGCGATCGCCTGGTTTGTGGTACGGTTCGCCCTCTATACTACCGTTTTGGGTGACGTACTTAGCATAA
- a CDS encoding iron ABC transporter permease, with protein MMLANSEQMARRDRIYSAAILQQNEGMTEVSNWKSRSPVLGLIASIGVLVICLFISIALGAADISLRTIYEAIAVFDGSTEHLIIRTVRVPRSLLAILVGAATAIAGAIMQGISRNPLADPEILGINAGAAIAVVVAIFIFGTSEPSFYVWCAFLGAGASAVSVYLLGSLGRGGLTPLNLTIAGAAIAALLSALTTGILIISQRTLDEIRFWLAGSVAGRDYAIIAQVLPYIVIGLVLALALASQINILNLGEDVAKGLGQKTAWVKIAAAVAVLLLAGSAVAAAGPIGFVGLVVPHIVRLLIGVDYRWILPYSAVFGAILLLASDVVARLVIRPQELPVGIVTALVGAPFFVYLARMKVSK; from the coding sequence ATGATGCTTGCCAATAGTGAGCAAATGGCAAGACGCGATCGCATTTACTCCGCAGCTATATTGCAGCAAAACGAAGGTATGACAGAAGTATCAAATTGGAAAAGTAGATCGCCGGTGCTAGGTTTAATTGCGAGCATCGGAGTATTGGTGATTTGCCTGTTTATCAGTATTGCTTTAGGCGCAGCAGACATTTCACTCAGAACAATTTATGAGGCGATCGCTGTTTTTGATGGTTCAACCGAACATCTGATTATTCGCACAGTGCGCGTACCGCGATCGCTACTCGCAATTCTTGTTGGTGCGGCGACGGCGATTGCTGGAGCGATTATGCAAGGTATTAGCCGCAATCCTTTGGCAGATCCTGAAATTTTGGGAATTAATGCGGGTGCAGCGATCGCCGTTGTGGTGGCGATCTTTATTTTTGGAACTTCTGAACCGAGTTTTTATGTGTGGTGTGCGTTTCTCGGCGCGGGTGCGAGTGCGGTTAGTGTTTACCTTTTGGGTTCGCTGGGGCGTGGAGGACTTACGCCGCTGAATTTAACGATTGCTGGCGCAGCGATTGCTGCTTTACTCTCAGCGCTAACAACAGGCATTTTGATTATTAGCCAACGCACGCTTGATGAAATTCGGTTTTGGTTAGCAGGCTCGGTTGCTGGTCGCGATTATGCAATTATTGCGCAAGTGCTACCCTATATCGTCATAGGTCTGGTACTTGCCCTTGCCTTAGCAAGCCAAATCAATATTCTCAACCTGGGTGAAGATGTGGCGAAAGGTTTGGGACAAAAGACGGCTTGGGTCAAAATTGCAGCGGCGGTAGCAGTATTGTTATTAGCAGGAAGTGCAGTTGCCGCCGCAGGACCGATTGGATTTGTTGGCTTAGTTGTCCCCCACATTGTGCGTTTACTCATTGGGGTAGATTATCGTTGGATTTTGCCGTATAGTGCGGTGTTTGGTGCAATCCTACTGCTTGCTTCGGATGTCGTTGCGCGACTCGTCATTCGACCCCAAGAATTGCCAGTAGGAATTGTTACAGCATTAGTAGGCGCGCCCTTCTTTGTTTATCTTGCTCGGATGAAAGTTAGTAAATGA
- the rfbB gene encoding dTDP-glucose 4,6-dehydratase, with the protein MSSADNQQLNSPQPRRLLVTGGAGFIGANFVHHWCTTYPQDRVVVLDALTYAGNRSNLASWEGKENFRFVQGDICDRTVVDQLLQTEAIDTVVHFAAESHVDRSILGPAAFVQTNVVGTFTLLEAFLQHWRTCGQPDHHRFLHVSTDEVYGSLNPNDPAFTEKTPYAPNSPYSASKAGSDHLVRAYYHTYHLPTIITNCSNNYGPYQFPEKLLPLMCINCLLGKQLPVYGDGQNVRDWLYVGDHCTALGVVIHQGLPGEAYNIGGNNEVKNIDLVQMLCDIMDELAIDLPVRPARELITFVQDRPGHDRRYAIDATKIKTQLSWTPAVTVAEGLRRTVEWYLTHRDWWKPLLSDQYQEYYHKVYLSQRQS; encoded by the coding sequence GTGAGTAGCGCAGACAATCAGCAATTAAATTCCCCGCAGCCGAGGCGGTTATTAGTCACTGGCGGAGCAGGTTTTATTGGCGCAAATTTTGTACATCATTGGTGTACTACTTATCCTCAAGACCGCGTAGTTGTTCTAGATGCCTTAACTTATGCAGGAAATCGTAGTAACTTAGCAAGTTGGGAAGGGAAAGAAAATTTTCGCTTTGTTCAAGGAGATATTTGCGATCGCACAGTTGTAGACCAACTTTTACAAACTGAGGCGATTGATACAGTTGTGCATTTTGCTGCTGAATCTCATGTAGACCGTTCGATTTTGGGACCCGCTGCGTTTGTCCAAACTAATGTTGTTGGGACTTTCACGCTGCTAGAAGCATTTTTACAACACTGGCGTACTTGTGGACAACCAGATCATCATCGCTTTCTTCACGTTTCTACCGATGAAGTTTACGGTAGTCTTAATCCCAACGATCCTGCATTTACCGAAAAGACTCCTTATGCACCCAATAGCCCTTATTCGGCTTCTAAAGCTGGTAGCGATCACTTAGTACGTGCTTACTATCATACTTATCACCTACCAACAATCATTACAAATTGCTCGAATAATTACGGTCCCTATCAGTTTCCTGAGAAGCTCCTTCCTTTAATGTGCATCAATTGCTTGCTTGGTAAACAACTACCCGTATATGGTGATGGACAAAATGTCCGTGATTGGCTGTATGTAGGCGATCATTGTACGGCTTTAGGCGTTGTCATTCATCAAGGTTTACCTGGAGAAGCGTATAACATTGGTGGCAATAATGAGGTTAAAAATATCGACTTGGTGCAAATGCTATGTGACATTATGGATGAACTAGCAATTGATTTGCCCGTACGTCCAGCACGCGAACTCATCACTTTTGTTCAGGATCGACCAGGACACGATCGCCGTTATGCGATTGATGCGACTAAAATTAAAACTCAACTCAGCTGGACACCCGCAGTAACTGTCGCTGAGGGATTGCGTCGTACAGTTGAATGGTATCTCACGCACCGCGATTGGTGGAAACCCTTGCTGTCTGACCAGTATCAAGAATACTACCATAAAGTTTATCTTTCTCAGCGTCAAAGTTAA